In the genome of Crassostrea angulata isolate pt1a10 chromosome 6, ASM2561291v2, whole genome shotgun sequence, the window AATGAATCCGGCCAATGCCATGATGAGTGGCTCCACAACACCCCTCCTTAGAGACGCCGCTCAGCTAGCCATGATGACAGGTACATCTATGCCCATGATCACACAAATGATGACAACATCACCCATGATGCGCACCGTACTGTCCATGATGTCAAAACTAGCAGAAAATGTGATGAATTCCAGACGCATGATGTCAATGATGTCCCCAATGATGTCCACAGACCCTATGATGTCTTCAAGTCCTCTGATGTCTATGGCATCCACTAATCCCATGATGTCTGCTATGTCATCCACTAATCCCATGATGTCTGCTATGTCATCCACCAACCCCATGATGTCTACTAGTCCAATGATGTCAATGATGAGCCCAATGTCAGAAACCATGTCTCCTTCCATGATGTCCATGACATCTAGTCCCATGTCTCCTTCCATGATGATGCCGTCCAGTTCAATGATGCAGGGCAATTTCTTCACACCAAGTGCAAGACGAGCCATGAACAAATTCGGCTACAGTAAATATTACTAAGATTCTGCTTAGTGTTGAAATGATAATGTTTTGATGTATGATTGTGAATGAGAGAGTTAAATTATATTGATGAATTTTTTATTCGAcagtattttaataaaaatcgtGTTTGAATGTATAGCATGAGTTTTTGTTTTTCCCTCAACTATACTAAATTTTACTAAATTAacgaaaattgatattcataaatattgataaaatcacAGTAATTTTATAAGCTCTAGGAATTTTCTAATCTACAACATTCCGAAACCCTTTATGTTAGgataaattatgatatttacattatgtttttccattaaattcggtgatgtttaaatgcctttAAATGCAACAcatattcactgcgtatgaatttacaagtaatttacataagcagtcctcaaacagtgatttctatgttatctgaaaaaatatattttataaatgttgtcaaaacaccatgttttacagttttcaacaaaaaagttgactttattattgaaaacaaaattttaagagttatttttcatggattatattttcatgctcgtcgattcatctcaacagtctatttgaaaaccagtttaaaccggtttcataaacagctgttcttgctaatttactccctccgttatatgtaatttatatcaatttatttaagtaaataattgaTGTCATcggtaagggaatgtaaatataaacattaaaggATTTAtctttgacgtcgtcgtgtca includes:
- the LOC128190240 gene encoding mucin-3A-like, which encodes MRSQTLALLFALVCCGEAIPKSMKYYKKHSRMSSPMGGSMMASEPTMAMQDSIIPASSMGNNMATNAMANAMANAMTSPSAEMTGTMNPANAMMSGSTTPLLRDAAQLAMMTGTSMPMITQMMTTSPMMRTVLSMMSKLAENVMNSRRMMSMMSPMMSTDPMMSSSPLMSMASTNPMMSAMSSTNPMMSAMSSTNPMMSTSPMMSMMSPMSETMSPSMMSMTSSPMSPSMMMPSSSMMQGNFFTPSARRAMNKFGYSKYY